The Leptospira harrisiae genome segment AAATCGAGATACCCATTCTTAGCTACTGGTGAATTTGAATGGAATATGAACTGATTGCACTGAAAGAAAGTAAGTTGGTTTACTAAAAAAAGAAATAATAACGTTACCTTTCGATTTCCTAAAACCACTACTTTTAGAAAATTCGATACTAATCATTGGCTGTCTACTAGAATTACCTACTCATTTTTGATCTATTTATATATCCTTAAAATGATAAAAAAATTCCGAGTAACTTAAAAGTTACTCGTTTTCCTTTCTCCGTCCGGTTCTTTTTGACCTCTCCATCCACCACCAAGTGCTTTATACAAACCGACGTTAGATTCTAGTAAACTATATTTTAATTCATACACTTCGATCTGCGCTTCTAAGAAGTCGCGTTGTGTGAATAAAACATCTATGTAATCGATACGGCCGGCTTTAAAGAGAATGTTAGAAATTTCTACAGATTCTTTTAAATTTAACACTTGTTTTGTTTTTGCTTCAAATTTTTGGTTTAGATTGTTTATTTTTACGATTTGGTTAGTGACTTCTGTAAAGGCTTTCAAGAGTGATACTTCATAGTTGTATAAAGCTTGGATCTGCAAATTGTTTGCTGTTGCATAATTTGCTTCAATGGCTTTTCTGTTAATGAGTGGTGCAATGATTCCGCCTCCTAAACCATAAGCTAAGGAAACCGGTGTACCTTTAAAATGTTTTGAATTAAAAGCTTCATATCCAATGTTTCCATCAATCATTAGTGAGGGGTAAAAGCGAGCTCGTGCTACTTCGACATCTAATTTTCTTGATTCTAAAATCAAAGTAGCTTGTTTGATGTCTGGACGATTTTCCAAAAGATCAACTGGAACCGATTTTTGAATTTCAGGCAGAGAGATATCTAAAAAATCTTCAGATCTCCTTGTGATTTTTTCTGGAAATCTTCCTAATAAAAAGTTCAAACGGTTTTCGGTGATAGCGATGCGTTGGACTATATCATATTTCCTTGCTAAATTTTTTGAAACTTCTGCTTCAAATCGTTTCACAGCTAGAGAGGTTGTCCTTCCAGCTTCTCTTTGTAGAACTACCATTTCTTTGACTTTTGTTAAAACTTCAATATAGTTCTCCACCAAGCTTAACTGGTTATCAAGGGCAACTAATTCAAAATAAGTATCTGTAATCTCCGCAACTAAATTGGTGACAACATATCGTTTTCCTTCGATACCAGCCAAATACCGAAGATAAGCTGATTTAGTTGCATTTCGTAATTTTTTCCAAATATCAATTTCCCAACTCATTACGAGTCCGCCATGGGCAAAAAGTGTTGGTGAGTTTGCATTGGGAGTACTGAATCGTTCTTTCTGTTCACTTCCCGCATCGCCTTGTAGGGATAATTTAGGAAGATACTCCCCTTGTCTAGCGAACACTTCATTATTGGAAATGCTAATCTCTTGTTCTAGAATCGCAAGTTCCTGATTATTTTCGATGGCGACATCAATTAGTTCAACTAACTGTGATTCTTTGAAGAATTCTTTCCAAATTTGATTGGCTAACTTTTCTGATTTTTCTGAACTTTCCCAATTTGAAAATTCTTCTGGGAGTTTTAATTCTTCCTTATCTCTTTGAAAAAGTGTAGGAATACAGGAAAAATTTAGCAAAACTAAAATAGATAAAATTAATCGTTTCATTTTATTTTTTTCCTTTTCTTATTTTTTTTCTTTCTATTTCGGAAGTGATGTAGCTGGATTCAGATTCTGAAAGAGGCATATTGTCTTCTTTATAGATTAATGTTTTTCCTTTGGCAATATTTCCAAAGATGATATATAAACCTGGAACGATGATCACACCGAAGATGGTTCCAAACACCATTCCACCTAATGCACAAGCACCGATCGTATGATTTGCAATGGCACCAGGTCCAGTTGCAAAAACTAGAGGTAATAAACCTGCGACAAATGCAAAGGAAGTCATAAGAATTGGACGAAACCTTGCTTTTGCCCCTTCAATGGCAGCATCAAACACGGTTAATCCTGCTTCTTGTCTCTGTCTTGCAAATTCGACGATCAACACTGCATTTTTACCTAGTAGTCCGATTAACATAATCATTCCAATTTGAGCGTAGATATCGTTGGCAAGGCCTAACAATTTTAATAGAAAGAATGTACCAAAAATTCCTGGTGGGAGGGAAAGAATCACCGAAAAGGGAATGATAAAACTTTCATATTGCGCTGATAGGACAAGATAAACGAAGACGATTACCGCTAAAAAAATAAATATGGCTTCATTTCCTCTCGCAGCTTCATCGTAGGAAAGTCCTTCCCATCCTACTTCAAATCCTGAAGGAAGGTTTTTGGAGGCTTCTCTAATTCCTTGGATCGCATCACCAGTCGTATAACCTTTGTTTGGTAAAACATTGATCACTGATGAAGTATACGCATTGTATCTTGTAATCTCATTGGCACCTTGTTTTTGCTCAAGGGACAAAAATGCAGAGTAAGGAACCATTTCTCCTTTATCATTCGGTGTGAATAACTTCAAAATATCAGATGGTAATCTTCGAAATTCTGGAAGAGACTGAACATAAACTTTGAAAAACTGATTAAAGCGAATGAATCCTTGTTCATAGGTGCTACCAACGAGGATATCTAAATTGTCCATTGCTTCACCGATATTCACACCTTTTTGCATGGCAAGTTTTCGATCTAATTTTACTTCGAGTTGAGGAAATTTTGCGGAGTAAAAAGAAAATAAACCTGTTAATTCTTTTCTTTTCCGTAGTTCACCCATAAATTCTTCATGAACTTTATCGAATGCCGTATAATCACCACTATTTGTTTTATCCAACAAACGAAACATAACACCACCAGCAGCACCAAATCCTGGTACTGCGGGAGGTTCAAAAAATTCGATAATTGCTCCAAAATTCTTTGTATTATGTTCGAGCTCTTCCATTACATCGTGTACGGAATTTTTTCTGTCGGACCAATCTTTTAAGCTAATTAGGCATGTTCCAGCATTAGAACCTTCCCCTTCTGTTAAAATTTCATAACCAGCAAGAGAAGCTACCGAGTCGACTCCTTCAATTTTTAAAGCAACTTCTTGTAATTTACGTGCGACATCATTTGTTTTTTCAATTGTTGAGCCCGGAGGAGTTTGTATGACTGCGTAAATCATACCTTGATCTTCACCAGGAACAAAACCGGCTGGAACAATTTGTGTTAGTATCAAAAATCCAACGGTAAAACTAAGTAGGATGGATATGATAAAAACTTTTGATCCCGAAAAACGATGCATTAAGTTTACATATTTTTCTGTGACTATATCAAAATAAAAATTGAATTTGTTTAAGAAAATATCAATTGGGTTGTGAGTTTTACTTTTGTGTGTATGGGTTTTTAGAATCATAGCAGTCAACACTGGAGTGAGTGTTAAGGCTACAAATCCTGACAATACAATGGAAGTTGCCATTGTTATTGCAAATTGGCGATAGAAAACTCCCACTGGCCCTGGTAAAAAAGTAACAGGAACAAAAACGGCTGTCATCAAAAGTGTGATGGCAATGACAGCTCCACTAATTTCACCCAAAACACTTTTTACTGATAAATAAACGCTCAAATGTTCTTCTGACATTTTTGCATGGACTGCCTCGACAACAACGATGGCATCATCTACGACAATTCCGATCGCAAGTACCATTGCAAAGAGTGTAATTAAATTAATAGTGAGACCTAATGCCATCATAAAAGAGAAGGCACCTATTAATGACACTGGAACCGCGATAATTGGTATGAGGGTGGAACGCCAGTCTCCGAGAAAGATAAAAACTACAATGGCAACAAGTACAAATGCTTCTACAAGAGTATGGATTACCTTTTCAATCGCTGCATCAATAAAGTTTGAAACATCGTAACTGAGTTTGTAATCCATTTGAGGAGGAAATGTTTTCTTTAATTCTTCTAACTTTGATTTGATATCCTCGATAACTTCTTTTGCATTACTTCCTTCTGTTTGTTTGAACATAATGGCTGCAGCTGGATGGCCATCGACATCGGAGTAAATATTATAAAACTCACTATCAAGTTCTACTTTAGAAATATCTTTTAAATATAAAACTTCGCCTCCAGTTTTTGCGCGAATGATTATGTTTTCATATTGCCCAGGTTCGTTGTACCAACCTTCATAAGTGAGTGTATATTCTAATGACTGAGCTTGTTTTCCAGAACTTTGTCCAAGTCGACCCGGCCTTGCAATGATACTTTGATTTTCAATTGCTTTCATCACTTCGGCTGTTGTAACATTGTAGGCTCGCATTCGATCAGGATTTAACCAAATACGCATGGCATATTGTCTTGTTCCTAAAATCTTTGCCTGTCCGATTCCATGAATTCGTTTTAATTCAGGTAACAGAAAAACAGTAGCATAGTTATAGAGAAACTTTTCACTCGCATTTGGGTCTTTGCTGTATAAGTTTACATACAACAACATACTGGGTTGAACTGGTTGTACAAAAATACCTTCCAAACGTACTAGAGCCGGAACCCGATACATCATTTGATCTACCCTAGTTTTTACTTGAACCAACGCATCGTTTGGATTGGTTCCAG includes the following:
- a CDS encoding TolC family protein: MKRLILSILVLLNFSCIPTLFQRDKEELKLPEEFSNWESSEKSEKLANQIWKEFFKESQLVELIDVAIENNQELAILEQEISISNNEVFARQGEYLPKLSLQGDAGSEQKERFSTPNANSPTLFAHGGLVMSWEIDIWKKLRNATKSAYLRYLAGIEGKRYVVTNLVAEITDTYFELVALDNQLSLVENYIEVLTKVKEMVVLQREAGRTTSLAVKRFEAEVSKNLARKYDIVQRIAITENRLNFLLGRFPEKITRRSEDFLDISLPEIQKSVPVDLLENRPDIKQATLILESRKLDVEVARARFYPSLMIDGNIGYEAFNSKHFKGTPVSLAYGLGGGIIAPLINRKAIEANYATANNLQIQALYNYEVSLLKAFTEVTNQIVKINNLNQKFEAKTKQVLNLKESVEISNILFKAGRIDYIDVLFTQRDFLEAQIEVYELKYSLLESNVGLYKALGGGWRGQKEPDGERKTSNF
- a CDS encoding efflux RND transporter permease subunit; its protein translation is MFTKFLQRPVLAIVLSVLIVFVGLISIKNIPVSQFPEIAPPRVTITLSFPGASAQVLVQSTITTLEQAINGVAGMRYMISSSTSSGDAIIQVLFDPGTNPNDALVQVKTRVDQMMYRVPALVRLEGIFVQPVQPSMLLYVNLYSKDPNASEKFLYNYATVFLLPELKRIHGIGQAKILGTRQYAMRIWLNPDRMRAYNVTTAEVMKAIENQSIIARPGRLGQSSGKQAQSLEYTLTYEGWYNEPGQYENIIIRAKTGGEVLYLKDISKVELDSEFYNIYSDVDGHPAAAIMFKQTEGSNAKEVIEDIKSKLEELKKTFPPQMDYKLSYDVSNFIDAAIEKVIHTLVEAFVLVAIVVFIFLGDWRSTLIPIIAVPVSLIGAFSFMMALGLTINLITLFAMVLAIGIVVDDAIVVVEAVHAKMSEEHLSVYLSVKSVLGEISGAVIAITLLMTAVFVPVTFLPGPVGVFYRQFAITMATSIVLSGFVALTLTPVLTAMILKTHTHKSKTHNPIDIFLNKFNFYFDIVTEKYVNLMHRFSGSKVFIISILLSFTVGFLILTQIVPAGFVPGEDQGMIYAVIQTPPGSTIEKTNDVARKLQEVALKIEGVDSVASLAGYEILTEGEGSNAGTCLISLKDWSDRKNSVHDVMEELEHNTKNFGAIIEFFEPPAVPGFGAAGGVMFRLLDKTNSGDYTAFDKVHEEFMGELRKRKELTGLFSFYSAKFPQLEVKLDRKLAMQKGVNIGEAMDNLDILVGSTYEQGFIRFNQFFKVYVQSLPEFRRLPSDILKLFTPNDKGEMVPYSAFLSLEQKQGANEITRYNAYTSSVINVLPNKGYTTGDAIQGIREASKNLPSGFEVGWEGLSYDEAARGNEAIFIFLAVIVFVYLVLSAQYESFIIPFSVILSLPPGIFGTFFLLKLLGLANDIYAQIGMIMLIGLLGKNAVLIVEFARQRQEAGLTVFDAAIEGAKARFRPILMTSFAFVAGLLPLVFATGPGAIANHTIGACALGGMVFGTIFGVIIVPGLYIIFGNIAKGKTLIYKEDNMPLSESESSYITSEIERKKIRKGKK